DNA sequence from the Streptomyces cinnabarinus genome:
CAGCGCCGGGTCGGCCAGCACCTCGCGCAGATGCATCCGCTTGACCAGGGAGCCCTCGATGGAGCCCAGCTCCGGGCCGATCTCGGGGATGAGCCGGCTGAGGTCGGGCGTGCCGCCGCCCAGGCCGGTACCGGTCGGGCTGACACCCCCGCCGCCGCTCATGCCGCCCCCGACACCGACCCCGCCGCCCCGGCCGCCGCGCAGGTCGCCCGGCTTGCAGCCGAGCGCCCGCTCCAGCCAGCCCGCGTCGGACTGCCAGCGCGCCAACTGCTCGGCGGTGACGGTGCCCGAGCCGGTGCTGAAGACGTTCAGCAGCACCTTCGACACCAGTGCCGCGCGCCGCACCTCGGCGGCCCGGTCGCGCTCCCCGTCCTCGTCGGGTCCCGGCGTCATCAGACCGTCGAACTCGGCGGCCAGCTCCGGGTGCCGCTGCACCACGGACTCCACCGACGCCCCAGGGTCGAGGAGCGCGGGAGGCAGGCCGATGTCCTCCACGACGGCCACACTGGCCGACTCCAGGCTCGCCTGCTCCTCGGGGTCGAAGAGCCGGGCCAGCAGCCGCCAGTACAGCACCTGCCGCCGGTTCTCGTCCGGAACGGGTTCCGGGTTCTCCTGCACGGTTGGCTCGCTCATTTCCGCAGCAGCCTCCCCGCCCGCTCCCGCAGCACCGTCACCGCGTCGGTGGCGGCCTTCTCGGCCCGCACCCCGGCCTTGTCGGCCGTACCCCCGGCCCAGGCACCCGCGTGCACGGCCACGGTCTTCTTGCGCACCGTGCGCTCCACCGCGAGCGGCTGGAGGAGGAACTCCCCGGCGTCCCAGCGCAGCAGCCCGAAGCAGGCACCGGAACCGGCGACGGCGTCCGGGGTCAGCGGACCGGCGGCCGGAACCCGCGCGGTGTCGACGGCGAGCCGCTCCCCGGCGACCTGGAACGCCACCGACCCGTCGTCCTCCGCCGTGTCCACGGCGTACCCCTCCACCAGGACGGGCACGGCGATGCGGGCCGGATGCCGGTCCAGCGGCGCGGTCGCGCAGGCGACGGCCGCGGGCAGCGCCACCCGCGCGGTGGTGAAGACGTCGGCGGGCTCGCCCGACCTGGCGCGGCTGTCGTCCCATATCAGGTCGCCCTCGCCGGTGAGGGGCATCGCGTCGATCTCCATGACACGGCCCTCGCCGACCGCGGCCAGCAGCGACATGTGCGGCCGCAGCAGCTGCCACAGTCCCGCGCCGACGACGGTGTCGGGCTTCGGCGCGGACACCCCGGCCCGCACCAGCCGCGCCGGTCCACCGTCGGTGGGCTCGAACACCGCGTGCACCTGGGCCTGTACGGCGGTGGCGTGCTCCTGCACATCGACCCCGAGCGGCAGCAGCCGCCCGGTCGCCTGGGTGACGGTGGCGGTGCCGGTCGCTCCGGGCACCGTGAGCAGCATGGCCCGCGACCACAGATCGGCCCACCGCCGCACCGGAACCCGCTCCAGGCTCGCCCCCGGACAGGATGCGGCGAGTTCGGCGGCGAACCCGTCGAGCAGCGTGGCCAGTCGGCGCAGGGACAGCTCGGGCAGCATCGCGGAGACGACGGGCGCGGCCCCGCCGACCAGCTCGTGATCGATGCCCTGCCACCCGGCACGCGCCAGATCGCACAGCCAACTCCGGGCCGCCGCCAGCAGATTGACCGAAGGATCCGCATCCGCGACCGTACCCGCGGCCTCCTCCGTGCGAGTCCGTCCGACGGCCTCCTCGGCCCGCGCGACGAGGGCGTCGTGCACCGACCCCAGCAGCGCGGTGCGAGCGGCGGCGAGCGCGACGAAGTCGTCCTCACCCGCCGCACCGGCCGCAGTCCGCTCGGCCGCCTGCGCGAGCCGTGCGGACAGCGGCGACCCGGCGACGGCGTCGGCGAGCGCGGCCAGGCCGGCGGCGTGGGCGGGCGACGGGCGCAGCAGCCCGGCGACCAGCGCCTCGTCGAACCCGTCAACCGCGGCGAGGGCTTCGTCCAGACCGTCGACGGGACCGGTCAGCAGCTCCGTACGCATCAGGCGGCCCCGGTGGTCGGGAACCACTGCATCTCGGGCAACGGGGCGGTGCTGGGCGCCAGTTCGAGATAGGCCAGCTGCCGCAGGAACCGGCTGAACACCTGCGCCGCCGCCGAACTGCCGGCCTGCCCGGGGTGGGTGGAGGTCATGGCGTTGAGGACCGTGTTCGCGTCGGCCGAGTCACCGGCGACGTCGACCTTCAGATACCGTGCCACGCGCTCCACGCCGTACTGGAGCACGGCCTCACCGACGAGCGCTCGGATGTGATTGCAGAACCACCCGCGCGCCCCGCCGCAGGGCCGGTTGTTGTTGGTGCTGCAAGCGAACGCGTACGACCCCGCCGCGACCGACGACACATAGACCCGCCCGATGTCCGACCCACTGGACACCACCCCCTGCAACCGTCCGTCCGCCAGCTCCACGAACGGCACCTTGGCGAGCTTCCGCGGTCGGGCGGGCGGCACCACCCGCGCCGTGCTCGACTTCTCCCAGACCGACAACACACCACTCCCATGCATGCCAAAGGGGACGTCCTCGCCAGACCGGCGGGACATCCAGAAACCTACTGGGAGCCACTGACATCGCCGTCCGGAACGACGGCACGGACCGGTAGGTCAGGCTTCCTCCGGCCGCCAGCCCAGGGCGCGCGAGATCCCCCGCGCCGCGATCCGCACGGCCGGGGCCAGCACCGGGACCTGGGCGTCGGCCTCGGGCACCACCACCGACACGGCCGCGACCACCGCGCCACCGGGACCCCGCACCGCGGCGGCCACCGACAGGGCGTCGTCGGTGACCTGACGACTGCTCACCGCCACCCCCGTGCGCCGCACCTCGGCCAGCTCCCGGCGCAGCCGCTCGGGACGGGTGATGGTGTACGGCGTGAAGGCGGCCAAGGGACCCGCGCAGTACTCCTCCTGCCGGGCGGGCTCGTCATGGGCCAGCAACGCCAGGCCCACCCCGGTGGCGTGCAGGGGCCAACGCGCACCGACCCGGATGTGCACGCCCACCGCCGAACGGCCCGACAGCCACTCGATGTAGACGACCTCCCCGCCGTCCCGCACCGCCAACTGCACGTTCTCATGGGTCGCTTCGTACAGGTCCTCCAGATACGGCAGCGCCACCTGCCGCAGCGCCAGCCCGCGCGGTGCCAGCGCCGCCACCTCCCACAGCCTGAGCCCCACGTGATAGACGCCGTCAGGGTCCCGCTCCAGGGCGCCCCACTCGGTGAGGGCGCCCACCAGCCGGTGCGCGGTGGTCAGACTCAGCCCGGCCCGCCGGCTGATGTCCGTCAGGCTCAGGGCCGGGTGCTCGTGGTCGAAGGCGGCGAGCACGGACAACAGCCGGTCGGGCGCGGAACGAGGCGTCATGGCCGTCGGTGACACCTCCCAGCGGCCGGTGTTCGGCGGATCAATCGGTGGTCTGCCGGTACGAGTACACGCTCGTCGACACCGCGCACACCCCGGGCTGGATCACCTGGGCGCGCAGGGTGCCGCTCTTCGCGTCGTAGTCCACGCCCTCCGTCTCGAAGGTGCCCGTGCACAGGCTGCGCTGCGGCAGGGCGAACAGGGACTTCACCGCACCGGTGATCGGCTGGCCGTCCAGCTTGCGGGGCAGGTCGACCTGGAGGAGCGGGCGGATCTCCGGGAAGAGCGAGCCGGTCGCGTCGTTGGCGGCGCACACCAGGCGGGTGTCCGTGACGAAGTCACAGCCCTGGATGTCCCGGACCGGCTTGTCCAGGGTGATCTGCCAGGCCTCCTTCAGCTCCCCGCCGGCCGGCGGGGTGGACGGGTTGAGCAGCGGGGTGGGGAAGACCTGGAGGCGGTTCTGGTCGCCCCACTCGCCCGACACCATCCACTGCCTGTCCGGCGAGACGGTCACGAAGGAGTTGTTCAGCTTCTCGCCCGGGTTGAGCCGGTGCACGTACTCGTGGCGCTTCCCGGCCGGAGTGGTCACCGCGAACATCTTGGAGGTGGCCGTGTCCGGGCCCTGGTAGGCGTCGAAGACATGGCCCTCGGCGATGTCCGGGTCGCCGACGTGGTTCCAGCCCTTGATCCGCAGCGACAGGGGTATGTCGATGAGCCCCCGGTACAGCAGCGAACCGTCGGCCCGGCTGGCCAGCCCCTGGCCGCCGCCCAGGGAGTCGGTGTACGCCGTGCCGATCTCCTCCCAGCGCGGGTCACCGGCCGCCGAGGCCGTACCGACACCGAGCGCGAACGCACCGAACAGCGCTGCCAGACAGGTCAGTTGACGCTTCATCAGGCACCCTTCACATCGACGAACACGGGGTTGGAATAGAACCACGTATCGGCCCACGGGTCACCGTTGCCGGGCTCGTGGACGACCGGTCCGTGCGGGTCCACCGCCGCGCCGAGGTACCCGGCGCCGTGCCGGTTGCCGTCGCTGCCGCGCAGCCGGACGTAGAAGGACTCGTCCCCGGCGACCAGCGGGACGCGCAGGGTGTACGTCCCCTTGCGACCGCTGACATCGCTGGTGTGGACGACCTTGGTGTCGGGCGCCCGCCAGCCGTCCCGGTCGGCGGCGGGGCCGCGCACCGCGCCCCGGACGACGTCCACATGCGCCAACTCGGGCAGGATTCCCCGCGGGTTGGGGCGGGAGGCGCTGGTCACCGTGATGCTGAGGGTGAGCCGCTCGCCCTTGCGGACGCGGAGCCTGCCGCCCAGGGTGACGCCCCGGCCGTGGTCGCGGTCCCGCTTCAGCCGGACCTCCAGACCGTCCAGCAGATGCCCGTGGTCCAGCCAGATCCGGCCCGCGCGCAGGCCCGCCATCACCGAGCGGTAGCCGATGGGGGCACCGCCCACACCGTTCAGGTAGTGGGGGAGGGTCACGCCGACGTGGGTGCGGGAGGACTGGCCCGGCCAGAAGTCGCTGCCGGGCTGCGGGGTGTCGGTGTTCACCGGGTCGGGCAGCCGGCCGGTGTTGTCGAAGTTCTGCCCCGGCGGCCATTCGCCGTTCTTCCAGGTGTCGAAGACGATCCGGTGGGCGTCGGAGTTGGTGGTGATCGAGAACAGGCGGCCCTCCGCCAGTATCGCGTCCCACAGCCCGCCGACGGTCGCCGTCGCCCAGTCGAAACCGCCGTAGGTGCGGTACGCGTCCGCCGGATACCCCGGCCAGGACTGCGCCGACGGCGCGTTCTCGTACTCACCGCGGATGCTGCCGCGCCGGCCGGGGAGCGCGGCACCCTGGGCGCCGGGCGCGCCCTTCATGCCGATCATGATCTCGGGGGCCGCGTCCCGCCAGCCCCGCAACTCGTGCGGGGAGCCGATGCCCAGACGCATGGGGTGGTTGGCGAGGACGAGGACGTCGTCGACGTATCCGGTGCGGCGCTGCTCGGCCAGCCACTGGATCGCCTTGACGGCGTGCGCCTCGTTGCGGGCCGTGTCCGCGGCGCCGACGGCGCCCTCGGTGTACCCGAGCAGCTTGCCGTCGTAGAGGCTCTCGAACCGGGTGAGCAGATCGACCTCGTGGCGGC
Encoded proteins:
- a CDS encoding IclR family transcriptional regulator; protein product: MTPRSAPDRLLSVLAAFDHEHPALSLTDISRRAGLSLTTAHRLVGALTEWGALERDPDGVYHVGLRLWEVAALAPRGLALRQVALPYLEDLYEATHENVQLAVRDGGEVVYIEWLSGRSAVGVHIRVGARWPLHATGVGLALLAHDEPARQEEYCAGPLAAFTPYTITRPERLRRELAEVRRTGVAVSSRQVTDDALSVAAAVRGPGGAVVAAVSVVVPEADAQVPVLAPAVRIAARGISRALGWRPEEA